In a genomic window of Vicia villosa cultivar HV-30 ecotype Madison, WI unplaced genomic scaffold, Vvil1.0 ctg.001464F_1_1, whole genome shotgun sequence:
- the LOC131635327 gene encoding protein NPGR2-like has protein sequence MGRSRVRNPRKRLLKIMKCLCSGEVVKEEDRMVPDSSESLATKDYYSATGSGISGQDGQVVRRLDSGNIEQAESSLRESGILNYEEARALLGRYEYQEGNIEAALHVFEGINIAAVTPKINDFLAKSRERPKRRSRSYTPPSISIHTAGLLLEAILLKAKCLQVFGRFEESAQTCKVILDMVESSLPEGLPRNFGAECKLQETLSKAAELLPELWKLADCPREVILSYRRALLHRWNLDAETTAKIQKEFAIFLLYCGGEEILPDLRAHIDSSFVPRNNTEEAILLLMILLRKTSLNKIEWDPSILEHLSFALSVSGNLTALANQWEELLPGTINRRERYHALALCYYGADKDLVAFNLLKKLLSNGEDPKHVPALLTASKICCENPDLAKDGVSYATRVRENLGERCNQLESLANCLLGVSLSTYSKLAVSNSEMFEKQSEALRSLEIASTMTKMNDPLVLYYLSLEYAEQRKLDSALHYAKRFLNLEAGSNIKGWLLLARILSAQKQFLDAESIVDAALDRTGIWDQGILLRTKAKLQIAQGKLPSAIETYIQLLAILLVQRKTFGSRNKLYKDNRDHARSLEVEIWHDLAYVYISLSRWHDAEVCLSKSKAIRLYSASRCHVIGTMLEGKGLYKEALKAFVDALNLDPGHVPSLISTAVVLKRFGTQSYPAVRSFLMGALRLDRTNTSAWYNLGILHKEEGRILEAAECFQAANSLEESEPVEPFR, from the exons ATGGGGAGGAGTAGGGTTAGGAATCCGAGGAAAAGATTGTTGAAGATAATGAAGTGTCTTTGCTCAGGGGAGGTTGTGAAAGAAGAAGATAGAATGGTTCCTGATTCGTCGGAATCTCTTGCGACGAAGGATTATTATTCTGCGACGGGGAGTGGGATTTCTGGACAAGATGGACAGGTTGTGAGGAGGTTGGATTCTGGTAATATTGAGCAAGCTGAATCGTCGTTGCGTGAGAGTGGTATCTTGAATTATGAG GAAGCTAGAGCTTTGTTAGGGAGATATGAATATCAGGAAGGAAACATAGAAGCTGCTTTGCATGTCTTTGAAGGCATAAACATAGCTGCTGTGACTCCCAAGATAAATGATTTTCTAGCCAAAAGTAGAGAGCGTCCCAAGAGACGCTCTCGGAGTTACACTCCTCCATCAATTTCTATACATACAGCTGGATTACTGCTAGAAGCGATTTTGCTAAAAGCAAAATGTTTGCAGGTTTTTGGAAGGTTTGAAG AGTCTGCCCAAACATGCAAGGTTATTCTGGACATGGTTGAGTCTTCTTTACCTGAAGGCTTGCCTAGAAACTTTGGCGCCGAATGTAAATTGCAGGAGACTTTAAGTAAGGCAGCTGAGCTACTTCCAGAGTTATGGAAACTTGCTGATTGTCCACGAGAAGTTATTTTGTCTTACCGGCGCGCACTCCTTCATCGATGGAATCTTGATGCAGAGACCACAGCAAAAATTCAGAAAGAATTTGCCATTTTTCTTCTATATTGTGGAGGGGAAGAAATTCTCCCAGATCTTCGTGCCCATATCGACAGTTCATTTGTACCAAGAAATAACACTGAAGAGGCTATACTTCTTTTAATGATTTTGCTAAGAAAAACATCTCTAAATAAAATTGAGTGGGATCCTTCAATTTTGGAGCACCTTTCATTTGCCCTATCGGTTTCCGGGAATTTGACAGCTTTAGCCAACCAATGGGAAGAGTTACTCCCTGGTACTATCAATCGAAGAGAAAGGTACCATGCCCTTGCTCTTTGTTATTATGGGGCAGATAAGGACTTGGTGGCCTTTAATCTTCTTAAAAAGTTGTTGAGTAACGGAGAGGATCCAAAACATGTTCCTGCTTTGTTAACAGCTTCTAAGATATGCTGTGAGAACCCTGACCTTGCAAAAGATGGGGTTAGCTACGCTACCAGAGTGCGTGAGAACTTGGGTGAAAGATGCAATCAGTTGGAAAGTCTCGCCAATTGCTTACTCGGTGTTTCACTTTCAACATACTCAAAATTGGCTGTTTCTAATTCTGAGATGTTTGAGAAACAATCTGAGGCACTCCGATCATTAGAAATTGCAAGCACTATGACCAAAATGAATGACCCTCTTGTACTTTACTATTTAAGTCTAGAATATGCAGAGCAAAGGAAGTTGGATTCTGCGCTTCATTATGCAAAGCGCTTTCTTAACTTAGAAGCGGGGTCTAATATTAAAGGCTGGTTGTTGTTAGCCCGAATATTATCAGCACAAAAACAGTTTTTGGATGCTGAATCTATTGTTGATGCTGCTTTGGATCGGACTGGAATATGGGATCAAGGAATTTTGTTGCGAACCAAAGCTAAACTTCAAATTGCACAGGGGAAGTTGCCAAGTGCCATTGAAACATACATTCAGCTTCTTGCTATTCTTCTGGTTCAGAGAAAAACTTTTGGTTCAAGAAACAAGCTATACAAG GACAACAGAGATCATGCTAGGAGCTTGGAAGTTGAAATATGGCATGATCTTGCTTATGTATACATAAGTCTGTCAAGGTGGCATGATGCAGAGGTGTGTCTTTCGAAATCTAAGGCCATCAGACTATACTCTGCTTCTAGATGCCATGTAATAG GTACTATGCTTGAAGGAAAGGGTCTTTACAAAGAGGCTCTAAAAGCTTTTGTTGACGCATTGAACCTTGATCCCGGACATGTCCCTAGCTTGATCTCAACCGCTGTGGTTCTTAAACGGTTTGGTACTCAATCATATCCTGCTGTTAGAAGCTTTCTGATGGGTGCACTAAGGCTTGACAGAACTAATACTTCAGCTTGGTATAATCTTGGCATTCTTCACAAGGAAGAAGGTAGAATATTAGAAGCTGCAGAATGTTTTCAGGCTGCAAACTCTCTCGAAGAATCAGAGCCAGTGGAACCTTTCAGATGA